From the Flavimarina sp. Hel_I_48 genome, one window contains:
- a CDS encoding PIG-L family deacetylase, which yields MISKLRVILILVLFSCLGMQAQRPQKPDAVQIFEKIQKLNFLGSALYVAAHPDDENTAMISYLSNEVHARTGYLSMTRGDGGQNLVGPELSELLGAIRTQELLAARKIDGGIQRFTRANDFGYSKNPEETLNIWDKDKVLSDVVWAIRKFKPDVIINRFDHRSPGTTHGHHTSSAMLSVEAFDLANNPKKFPEQLEYTSVWQPKRQFFNTSWWFYGSREKFEEADKGNLVSVDVGVYYTDLGLSNTEISAMSRSQHRSQGFGNTGSRGSQVEYLELLKGDYPENGNIFEGIDTSWNRLENGAALGIILDSLQRNFQFDDPAASLPALLEAYGLLTALKESHWKTIKTEELKEIIKACAGLYLEAATSQQTATPFEDIEVTLEAINRSDFPVRMLDVVLQPVSNQIAINDTLKNNIDFQKAVVMNTGEAAFTTAYWLENKGSLGMYKVGDQELIGLPETPHAFQAVFTISLNGTEIPFSTPLVYKYTDRVNGEVYEPFEILPAFGARIQEPVIIFANTEPKEITVQVTAYRDSTEASVSLSHPDGWQVAPAEATLQFESKGQTKNIVFKVTPPSDDSQGNLNPVISWNGKRYEKKIVQLDYDHIPLQTLALPNETRVVRLNIEKRGDNVGYINGAGDAIPESLRQIGYRVTPIDPSKISVSLLNQFDAIVMGIRAYNTIDVLRYKQADLLSYVENGGTLLVQYNTARGFEFPNIGPYPLQLSSDRVTDENAQVTLLNKKAEVLNNPNKINEEDFKGWVQERGLYFPNEWDEKYEPILSIHDKDEDPLEGSLLVAPYGKGHYIYTGLSFFRELPAGVPGAYRLFANLLSIGKHGKKTTN from the coding sequence ATGATATCTAAGCTGCGCGTCATTCTAATACTGGTATTATTCTCCTGCCTTGGGATGCAGGCACAACGGCCCCAAAAACCGGATGCGGTTCAGATATTTGAAAAAATACAGAAACTCAATTTTTTGGGCTCTGCGCTTTACGTTGCCGCCCATCCTGACGATGAGAATACGGCCATGATTTCCTATCTTTCCAATGAGGTTCATGCCAGGACGGGATATCTTTCCATGACGCGCGGTGACGGCGGTCAAAACCTGGTAGGGCCAGAACTTAGCGAACTTCTGGGCGCCATTAGGACACAGGAACTTCTAGCGGCGCGCAAAATTGATGGCGGGATACAGCGTTTTACGCGTGCCAATGATTTTGGTTATTCAAAAAACCCTGAAGAAACCTTAAATATATGGGATAAAGATAAAGTGCTCAGCGATGTGGTGTGGGCGATACGTAAATTTAAGCCAGATGTGATCATCAATCGTTTTGATCATAGATCACCGGGAACTACACATGGGCACCATACCTCGTCTGCCATGTTGAGCGTGGAAGCTTTTGATCTTGCAAACAATCCAAAAAAATTCCCGGAACAACTGGAATATACTTCCGTTTGGCAGCCTAAAAGGCAGTTTTTTAATACTTCCTGGTGGTTTTATGGCAGCAGGGAAAAGTTTGAAGAAGCAGATAAGGGCAATTTGGTTTCTGTGGATGTGGGCGTCTATTATACCGATCTGGGCTTGAGCAATACCGAAATATCTGCAATGAGCCGCAGTCAGCACCGTTCGCAAGGTTTTGGGAACACCGGCTCCCGCGGAAGCCAGGTGGAATACCTGGAGCTTCTCAAAGGCGATTATCCTGAAAATGGAAATATTTTTGAGGGCATAGATACTTCCTGGAACCGTCTGGAAAATGGCGCAGCACTGGGAATAATTCTTGATTCTTTACAGAGAAACTTTCAATTTGATGATCCCGCCGCAAGCCTGCCTGCGCTGCTAGAGGCCTACGGACTTCTAACCGCATTAAAAGAATCCCACTGGAAAACCATAAAGACCGAAGAACTTAAAGAAATCATTAAAGCCTGCGCCGGTTTGTACCTGGAGGCTGCAACAAGCCAACAAACTGCCACACCTTTTGAGGATATTGAAGTAACCCTTGAAGCTATAAACAGAAGCGATTTCCCCGTGCGCATGCTTGATGTAGTGCTACAACCCGTATCTAATCAAATTGCAATAAACGACACGCTGAAGAACAATATTGATTTTCAAAAAGCGGTAGTTATGAATACGGGAGAAGCCGCCTTTACTACTGCTTACTGGCTTGAAAACAAAGGTTCCCTTGGCATGTACAAAGTGGGCGATCAGGAACTCATTGGCCTTCCGGAAACACCACATGCTTTTCAGGCCGTTTTTACCATTTCATTGAATGGTACCGAAATTCCTTTCAGTACTCCACTGGTGTATAAATATACAGATCGTGTGAATGGTGAGGTTTATGAACCTTTTGAAATATTACCTGCTTTTGGCGCCCGCATACAGGAACCCGTTATAATCTTTGCAAATACAGAACCCAAGGAAATAACAGTACAGGTAACCGCTTACCGCGACAGCACCGAAGCCAGCGTAAGCCTGAGCCACCCTGATGGATGGCAAGTAGCACCAGCTGAGGCAACACTACAGTTTGAGAGTAAAGGGCAGACTAAAAACATTGTATTTAAGGTGACACCACCATCAGACGACAGTCAGGGCAATTTAAATCCCGTGATCAGCTGGAATGGTAAGCGTTACGAGAAAAAAATAGTGCAGTTGGATTATGATCATATCCCGTTGCAGACGCTTGCCTTACCTAATGAAACCCGCGTGGTACGCCTCAATATTGAAAAAAGAGGAGACAATGTAGGCTATATCAATGGTGCGGGAGATGCAATTCCTGAAAGCCTGCGCCAAATAGGATACCGCGTTACCCCGATAGATCCTTCTAAAATCAGTGTTTCCCTGTTGAATCAATTTGATGCAATTGTTATGGGGATCAGGGCGTATAATACGATTGATGTTTTGCGTTATAAACAAGCCGATCTGTTGAGCTATGTTGAAAATGGGGGTACGCTCCTCGTTCAGTACAATACGGCCAGGGGGTTTGAGTTTCCCAATATTGGTCCGTATCCATTGCAGCTTTCCAGCGACCGTGTAACTGATGAAAATGCACAGGTAACCCTTCTAAATAAAAAGGCAGAGGTTTTAAATAATCCCAATAAGATCAATGAAGAGGATTTTAAAGGCTGGGTACAGGAACGCGGACTTTATTTCCCTAACGAATGGGATGAAAAGTATGAACCCATTTTATCCATTCATGATAAAGATGAAGATCCCCTAGAGGGCAGTTTGCTGGTCGCTCCATACGGGAAAGGTCATTATATCTATACGGGACTTAGTTTCTTTAGGGAACTTCCCGCAGGAGTGCCTGGTGCCTATCGCCTTTTTGCCAATTTACTTTCCATAGGCAAACATGGCAAAAAAACTACAAATTAA
- a CDS encoding sodium:solute symporter family transporter — translation MQQIDWIVLIATLAFIVFYGIYKTQGRNNVEDYIRGGSESNWWTVGLSVMATQASAITFLSTPGQAFHSGMGFVQLYFGIPIAMVIICLFFIPIYHKLKVYTAYEFLESRFDLKTRSLAAGLFLLQRGLSAGITIFAPSIILSAVLGWDLNTLNIIIGVLVVIYTISGGTKAVTVTQKQQMGVIFLGMFVAFFLIISYLPEDISFTNALEIAGASGKLNILDFSFSLDDRYTVWTGILGGTFLMLSYFGTDQSQVQRYLSGRSMREMQLGLIFNGLLKVPMQFFILLVGVMVFVFYQFNPTPLNFNPAATESVINSPLQEDYESLQGQLNELRLEKASLSKNLITAEKNQDSDFKQEYTVIQTKLQDATAQEEMIREEARDVISRADKNVETNDRDYVFIHFILNNLPRGLIGLLLAVILSAAMSSTASELNALATTTTMDLYRRNLKEERDDDHFVGATKWFTLSWGILAILIACTANLFDNLIQLVNIIGSIFYGTILGIFIVAFAIKRIGGNAVFIGAVITQMLVIALFCLDKYEYINLPYLLLNFIGCALVICIAYIIQLIKKD, via the coding sequence ATGCAACAGATAGACTGGATCGTACTTATAGCCACCCTCGCATTTATCGTTTTTTATGGTATCTATAAAACGCAAGGGCGTAACAACGTAGAAGATTATATACGTGGTGGAAGCGAATCCAACTGGTGGACGGTAGGACTTTCGGTAATGGCGACGCAGGCCAGTGCCATTACTTTTTTATCTACCCCTGGGCAAGCTTTTCACAGTGGGATGGGATTTGTGCAACTTTACTTTGGGATTCCCATTGCGATGGTGATCATTTGCCTGTTTTTTATTCCTATTTATCACAAGCTGAAAGTATACACGGCATATGAATTTTTAGAAAGCCGTTTTGATCTAAAAACACGCTCCCTCGCTGCCGGACTCTTTTTACTACAACGTGGACTTTCTGCCGGGATTACAATTTTTGCCCCTTCTATCATCCTTTCCGCGGTGTTGGGCTGGGATTTAAACACACTTAATATTATCATAGGTGTGCTGGTGGTAATTTATACGATTTCTGGCGGAACAAAAGCAGTCACCGTAACCCAAAAACAGCAAATGGGAGTGATTTTTCTGGGTATGTTCGTCGCTTTTTTCCTGATCATCAGCTACCTGCCCGAAGACATAAGTTTTACAAACGCGCTGGAAATTGCCGGTGCCAGCGGAAAACTCAATATTCTTGACTTCTCGTTTAGCCTGGACGATCGCTATACCGTATGGACGGGTATCCTGGGAGGGACCTTTCTTATGCTTTCTTACTTCGGGACAGACCAGAGCCAGGTACAGCGCTACCTGTCTGGCCGCTCTATGCGGGAAATGCAACTGGGACTTATATTCAACGGACTTTTAAAAGTGCCCATGCAGTTCTTTATTTTGCTCGTGGGGGTGATGGTTTTTGTTTTTTATCAGTTCAACCCTACCCCACTCAATTTCAATCCTGCGGCAACAGAATCTGTGATAAACTCGCCCCTGCAAGAAGATTATGAGAGTTTACAGGGACAGCTTAACGAACTGCGGCTGGAAAAAGCTTCCTTGAGCAAAAACCTGATAACTGCGGAAAAAAATCAGGATTCAGATTTCAAACAGGAATATACCGTCATTCAAACCAAGCTCCAGGATGCCACAGCTCAGGAAGAAATGATACGCGAGGAAGCCAGGGATGTGATCTCTAGGGCAGATAAAAATGTAGAGACGAATGACAGGGATTATGTGTTTATTCATTTTATACTCAACAACCTTCCGCGTGGTCTTATAGGTTTGTTGCTTGCCGTAATCCTTTCTGCAGCGATGTCTTCTACCGCATCAGAACTTAATGCCCTTGCCACAACCACGACGATGGATCTTTACAGGCGCAACCTAAAAGAAGAACGGGACGATGATCACTTTGTGGGCGCCACAAAATGGTTTACCCTCAGTTGGGGGATACTCGCCATCCTCATCGCCTGCACGGCAAATCTGTTTGACAACCTTATCCAGCTGGTCAATATTATAGGTTCCATATTTTATGGGACAATTTTGGGTATATTTATAGTCGCATTTGCGATAAAAAGAATTGGTGGAAATGCCGTTTTTATAGGCGCCGTCATCACGCAGATGCTGGTAATCGCACTCTTCTGCCTGGATAAATATGAATACATAAACCTTCCTTATTTATTGCTTAATTTTATAGGATGCGCGCTCGTCATTTGTATTGCTTATATCATACAGTTAATAAAAAAAGATTAA
- a CDS encoding Gfo/Idh/MocA family protein: protein MKTIKWGILGLGKIAHSFAKDLLTVPGNELTAVASRTIEKAEDFKTEYKAAKAYGSYEELAADPEVDVVYIATPHVRHCEDSILCMENGKAVLCEKPFAMNAGEVEKMIASAKENKVLLMEALWTRIMPHFNFALEEIASGKYGKIEKITSDFCFDAPFDPEGRLWDKKLGGGALLDVGIYPIFCVLAFLGKPEKISAKAKMGKTEVDVENSVTFTYKDGAKGYIKSAINTKTPTTTTIICENGLLYMHPRFHNTDKVTTILDGVKTEHDFDYSAKGYNFEIMHMAAMLREGVKESDMMTYDFSRLIINTLDTIRAKIGLEY, encoded by the coding sequence ATGAAAACCATAAAATGGGGTATCCTGGGACTGGGTAAAATCGCCCATAGTTTTGCTAAAGATTTATTGACCGTACCGGGAAATGAACTCACCGCCGTCGCCTCCAGGACCATTGAAAAAGCAGAAGATTTTAAAACGGAATATAAAGCAGCAAAAGCATATGGCTCTTATGAAGAACTTGCGGCAGATCCAGAAGTAGATGTGGTCTACATTGCCACCCCTCATGTACGTCATTGTGAGGACTCCATACTGTGCATGGAGAATGGAAAAGCAGTGCTCTGCGAAAAACCATTTGCCATGAATGCCGGTGAAGTGGAAAAGATGATCGCTTCCGCCAAGGAAAATAAGGTACTTCTTATGGAAGCTTTGTGGACGCGCATTATGCCACATTTCAACTTTGCACTGGAAGAAATAGCCTCTGGAAAATATGGGAAGATTGAAAAAATAACGTCCGACTTTTGTTTTGATGCACCTTTTGATCCAGAGGGAAGGCTTTGGGATAAGAAATTGGGCGGCGGCGCCCTGCTAGATGTGGGTATCTACCCAATATTTTGCGTGTTGGCCTTTCTGGGCAAGCCTGAAAAAATTTCGGCGAAAGCAAAAATGGGAAAAACTGAAGTTGATGTGGAAAACAGTGTAACGTTTACCTATAAAGATGGCGCGAAAGGATATATTAAATCAGCAATAAACACAAAAACCCCCACGACCACCACGATTATCTGTGAAAACGGACTCCTTTATATGCACCCGCGTTTTCATAATACAGATAAGGTCACCACCATTCTCGACGGAGTCAAAACGGAACACGATTTTGACTATTCTGCAAAAGGCTACAATTTTGAGATCATGCACATGGCAGCTATGTTGCGTGAAGGAGTAAAAGAAAGCGACATGATGACCTATGATTTTAGCAGATTGATTATAAACACGCTTGATACGATACGCGCTAAAATAGGATTGGAATATTAA
- a CDS encoding DUF2911 domain-containing protein: MRKIFLLTIAILASFQMTAQINTPAPSPAATLTQVVGLTNVSVDYSRPSMKGREVFGKMLPYGTIWRTGANATTKFKIDKDITINGKALKAGTYSLYTVPGETDWDVVFYTDDSNPLITEFDNSKIVLRTTVESQDMPMNVETFTITVDDVTSDGATLGLLWANEYVGIPFKVNTDQEVMASIDAALNGPSAGDYYNAAVYYLNAGKDIEKSKMWMEKAMTMTENPRFWQLRQQSLILAKSGDKKEAIKAAKASLADAEKAGNADYIKMNKDSLKEWGAM; encoded by the coding sequence ATGAGAAAAATCTTTTTATTGACCATAGCTATTTTAGCAAGTTTTCAAATGACTGCTCAGATCAACACACCGGCACCTAGCCCAGCAGCGACCTTGACGCAGGTTGTGGGACTTACAAATGTGTCTGTAGATTATTCAAGACCCAGTATGAAGGGTCGTGAAGTCTTCGGTAAAATGCTGCCCTATGGCACCATCTGGAGAACCGGTGCCAATGCCACCACAAAATTTAAGATCGATAAAGATATCACGATCAATGGGAAAGCGCTTAAAGCAGGTACTTACAGTTTGTATACTGTTCCTGGCGAGACAGACTGGGATGTTGTTTTTTACACTGATGACAGTAACCCGCTAATAACAGAATTTGACAACAGTAAGATCGTACTCCGTACTACCGTTGAATCTCAGGATATGCCCATGAATGTGGAAACGTTTACGATTACAGTTGATGATGTTACATCAGACGGGGCTACACTGGGACTTTTATGGGCAAATGAGTATGTAGGTATTCCCTTCAAAGTGAATACAGATCAGGAGGTGATGGCAAGTATAGATGCAGCGCTTAATGGACCTTCAGCAGGTGATTATTACAACGCTGCGGTTTACTATCTGAATGCAGGAAAAGATATCGAAAAATCCAAAATGTGGATGGAAAAGGCAATGACCATGACCGAAAATCCACGTTTCTGGCAATTACGTCAACAATCATTGATATTGGCCAAATCTGGCGATAAAAAAGAAGCGATCAAAGCAGCTAAAGCTTCCCTTGCAGATGCTGAAAAAGCGGGCAATGCGGACTATATTAAAATGAACAAAGATTCCCTTAAGGAATGGGGCGCAATGTAA
- a CDS encoding SRPBCC family protein has protein sequence MKIYELHTKQKLPISLQKAWDFLSDPKNLKQITPDYMGFNIVSGADRPMFEGQLIQYLVTPLAGIKTKWVTEITHVRDKEYFVDEQRFGPYALWHHKHFIKEIPGGVEMEDLLHYKLPLGILGQLGHPILVKPKLDEIFKFREQKLIELFGKYENKERKSEGITRKDILN, from the coding sequence ATGAAAATATATGAATTGCATACCAAACAAAAATTGCCCATTTCCCTTCAAAAAGCCTGGGATTTTTTGTCTGATCCAAAAAACCTGAAGCAAATCACACCAGATTATATGGGTTTCAATATTGTAAGCGGTGCAGATCGTCCCATGTTTGAAGGCCAGCTTATTCAGTATCTCGTTACTCCCCTGGCCGGTATCAAAACCAAATGGGTCACTGAGATTACGCATGTTCGCGACAAGGAATATTTTGTGGATGAACAGCGTTTTGGCCCTTATGCGCTATGGCACCACAAACATTTCATCAAGGAAATTCCAGGCGGTGTGGAAATGGAAGATCTCCTGCACTACAAACTTCCTCTGGGAATTTTAGGACAGCTTGGACATCCTATTTTGGTAAAGCCAAAACTTGATGAAATATTCAAATTCAGGGAACAAAAACTGATCGAACTTTTTGGAAAATATGAAAACAAAGAGCGAAAAAGTGAAGGCATTACGCGAAAAGACATTTTAAACTAA
- a CDS encoding SDR family NAD(P)-dependent oxidoreductase encodes MKKNILLIGGSHGIGFELVSQLHKDHEVFVASRTADKLSDLDVTYIQYDAETDELPTDELPEKLDGFVYCPGSINLKPFKMLSAEAFEKDIQLNFLSLVKSLKAVEGLLKKSDQASLIFFSTVAVKTGMPFHTSVAAAKGAIEGFAKALAAEYAPSFRVNVIAPSLTDTPLAEKLLGNDKKKEKMNERHPLKRVGTATDIANCARFLLSDDSSWVTGQVFGIDGGMSTLNVG; translated from the coding sequence ATGAAAAAAAACATACTACTTATAGGGGGTTCTCATGGTATCGGTTTTGAACTGGTAAGCCAATTGCATAAAGACCATGAGGTTTTCGTCGCTTCGCGAACCGCAGACAAACTAAGCGATCTTGACGTTACCTATATACAATATGATGCTGAAACGGATGAGCTTCCTACTGATGAGTTGCCAGAAAAATTGGATGGCTTTGTTTATTGCCCGGGCAGTATCAATCTAAAGCCTTTTAAAATGTTGAGCGCGGAAGCGTTTGAAAAAGATATTCAGCTAAATTTTCTAAGCCTCGTGAAAAGCCTAAAAGCTGTTGAAGGACTTCTTAAAAAATCAGATCAGGCGAGTTTAATATTTTTCAGTACTGTGGCCGTGAAAACGGGAATGCCTTTTCACACGAGTGTTGCCGCAGCAAAAGGGGCTATAGAAGGATTTGCAAAAGCGCTTGCGGCAGAATATGCTCCATCTTTTCGCGTGAATGTAATCGCACCTTCCCTGACAGATACTCCCTTAGCCGAGAAATTGTTGGGCAACGACAAGAAAAAGGAAAAAATGAACGAACGTCACCCATTAAAACGGGTGGGCACGGCGACTGATATTGCCAATTGTGCGCGTTTTCTTTTAAGTGACGACAGTAGTTGGGTTACCGGACAGGTTTTTGGTATTGATGGCGGAATGTCAACACTGAATGTAGGCTAA
- a CDS encoding cryptochrome/photolyase family protein has translation MDTVNIFWFRRDLRLDDNVGFLEALKSDHPVMPIFIFDSEILDELPEDDARVSHIFETLQKMRDELQDKHDSSIAFFYGKPEEIWQNLVKDYDINTVFTNHDYEPYAKKRDKAIGDLLEKKDIAFKTYKDQVVFERDEVVKGDGDPYVVFTPYMNTWKDNFDEERDLKIHYTSQYLDNLYRNSRLPNLSLDDMGFTKSDLKFPEYDVTPTTIDNYEDTRNYPALDHGTSRVGAHLRFGTVSVRKLMKKAIAEKNKVFWSELIWREFFMQILDHFPETVDNAFRKKYDRVEYRNNEEEFEKWKAGKTGFALVDAGMRQLNTTGYMHNRVRMLTAGFLCKHLLIDWRWGEAYFAEKLLDYEQSSNVGNWQWAAGSGVDAAPYFRIFNPMTQVDKFDKDHKYIKEFVPEFGTEEYPEKMVDHKEARERCLKVYKEAIK, from the coding sequence TTGGATACGGTTAATATATTTTGGTTCAGAAGGGACTTACGACTTGATGATAACGTTGGATTTTTAGAAGCTTTAAAGAGTGATCATCCTGTAATGCCCATTTTTATTTTTGATTCCGAAATTCTTGATGAGCTACCAGAGGACGATGCGCGGGTATCTCACATTTTTGAAACCCTTCAGAAAATGCGCGATGAATTGCAAGATAAGCATGACAGTTCCATTGCTTTTTTCTACGGAAAACCTGAAGAAATCTGGCAAAACCTGGTCAAGGATTACGATATAAACACGGTTTTCACAAATCACGACTACGAACCTTACGCGAAGAAAAGGGATAAAGCTATAGGCGATTTACTCGAAAAAAAGGATATAGCTTTTAAAACCTACAAGGACCAGGTTGTTTTTGAACGGGACGAAGTTGTCAAGGGAGATGGCGATCCTTATGTCGTTTTCACGCCCTATATGAATACCTGGAAGGACAATTTTGATGAGGAAAGGGACTTGAAAATCCACTATACAAGTCAATATCTTGATAATCTATATAGGAATAGCCGCTTGCCCAACCTTTCCCTCGACGATATGGGCTTTACAAAATCTGACCTTAAATTTCCAGAATATGATGTAACTCCCACTACAATTGATAATTACGAGGACACGCGTAATTATCCTGCGTTAGATCATGGTACCTCAAGAGTAGGTGCGCATCTGCGCTTTGGCACGGTAAGCGTGCGTAAACTCATGAAAAAAGCAATTGCAGAAAAGAATAAAGTTTTCTGGAGCGAACTGATCTGGCGTGAGTTTTTTATGCAAATCCTTGATCACTTTCCGGAGACGGTTGATAATGCGTTCCGCAAGAAATATGACCGCGTGGAATATAGAAATAACGAGGAAGAATTTGAAAAGTGGAAAGCTGGGAAAACCGGTTTTGCGCTCGTGGATGCTGGTATGCGCCAACTCAACACTACGGGATATATGCACAACCGTGTGCGCATGCTTACTGCCGGATTCTTATGCAAACATTTGCTTATCGATTGGCGCTGGGGAGAAGCGTATTTTGCCGAAAAACTTCTTGATTATGAGCAATCCAGCAATGTAGGGAACTGGCAGTGGGCAGCAGGAAGTGGCGTAGATGCCGCGCCTTATTTTAGGATTTTCAACCCTATGACCCAGGTTGATAAGTTTGATAAAGACCATAAATATATCAAAGAATTTGTACCTGAATTTGGTACTGAGGAGTATCCCGAAAAAATGGTAGATCACAAAGAAGCGCGTGAACGCTGCTTAAAAGTGTATAAGGAAGCGATCAAATAG
- a CDS encoding class I SAM-dependent methyltransferase: protein MKDNFSGHAVAYAKYRPTYPEQLYAYLYSLLDEKKNAWDCATGNGQVAVELVKVFDEVWATDLSENQLKEAEKREHITYEVHTAEDTVPYKKHFDLITVAQAIHWFDFDRFYTNVNVALKDNGILAVIGYSLITTAGKLNEFLKHFYEEIIGKYWDAEREYLDNHYRTIPFPFREEVVPQFTMDVRWTQEQLLNYLNTWSAVKHYEKEKGENPLDLIKNDVKTHWGKQEKRLFEFPLFLRVGHKN from the coding sequence ATGAAAGATAATTTTTCTGGCCATGCGGTCGCTTATGCCAAATACCGTCCCACATATCCTGAGCAGCTGTATGCCTATCTTTATTCTTTGCTTGACGAAAAGAAAAACGCCTGGGACTGCGCCACCGGTAATGGACAAGTAGCAGTGGAGCTTGTAAAGGTTTTTGATGAGGTTTGGGCGACGGATTTGAGCGAAAATCAATTAAAAGAAGCCGAAAAACGGGAACATATCACTTACGAGGTCCATACGGCAGAAGATACCGTTCCCTATAAAAAGCACTTTGATCTTATTACCGTGGCGCAGGCGATACATTGGTTTGATTTTGACCGGTTTTATACAAATGTGAACGTTGCTTTAAAGGACAATGGTATTTTAGCCGTAATTGGGTATTCCCTTATTACCACCGCTGGCAAATTAAACGAATTTCTTAAACATTTTTACGAAGAGATTATAGGGAAATACTGGGATGCAGAACGGGAATATCTTGATAATCATTACCGCACCATACCGTTTCCATTTAGGGAAGAAGTAGTTCCACAGTTCACCATGGACGTACGGTGGACTCAAGAGCAGTTATTGAATTATTTGAATACCTGGTCAGCAGTAAAACATTATGAAAAAGAAAAAGGTGAAAATCCGCTAGATTTGATCAAAAACGACGTAAAAACACACTGGGGCAAACAGGAAAAACGGCTTTTTGAATTTCCATTGTTCTTGCGCGTGGGGCATAAAAACTAA
- a CDS encoding ATP-binding cassette domain-containing protein gives MAHLQLGNASKSFGKKHILKKVSFQLKTGEILGLFGSNGSGKSTLLKILFGTLKSDILDLKIDGKTFRGSDIIKHQKIGYLPQFSFLPAANRVWDVVPKFFEDGKLQDRVMRDPGVERISGTKIGQLSQGERRYLELQLVGNLAHPFLMLDEPFSMVEPLYIEHINRFLLQIKETKGILLTDHYYHNVWEISDRKKLLKEGVLNNIQTKENLREMGYIRSIE, from the coding sequence ATGGCACACTTACAACTGGGCAATGCCAGTAAATCCTTCGGCAAAAAGCATATTCTGAAAAAAGTTTCTTTTCAGCTAAAAACGGGCGAGATTCTTGGCCTTTTCGGAAGTAATGGCAGTGGAAAGAGCACTTTGCTCAAAATACTTTTCGGAACCCTAAAAAGTGACATCCTTGATCTAAAAATTGACGGTAAAACATTCCGCGGAAGCGATATTATCAAGCATCAAAAAATTGGTTACCTACCACAATTTTCTTTTCTGCCGGCGGCAAACCGGGTTTGGGATGTCGTACCTAAATTTTTTGAAGATGGCAAATTGCAGGACCGTGTAATGCGCGATCCCGGTGTAGAACGTATCAGCGGGACTAAAATTGGCCAACTCTCACAGGGGGAACGCCGTTATCTGGAGCTGCAACTGGTAGGTAATCTTGCGCATCCTTTTTTAATGCTGGATGAGCCTTTTTCTATGGTTGAACCCTTGTATATTGAACATATCAACCGCTTTTTGCTTCAGATAAAAGAAACGAAGGGCATTCTTCTTACAGATCATTATTACCATAACGTCTGGGAAATTAGTGATCGTAAAAAACTGCTAAAAGAAGGTGTGCTCAACAATATTCAGACTAAGGAAAACTTAAGGGAAATGGGATATATAAGATCAATAGAATGA